In Harpia harpyja isolate bHarHar1 chromosome Z, bHarHar1 primary haplotype, whole genome shotgun sequence, a single window of DNA contains:
- the CCNO gene encoding LOW QUALITY PROTEIN: cyclin-O (The sequence of the model RefSeq protein was modified relative to this genomic sequence to represent the inferred CDS: deleted 4 bases in 4 codons): MDRISKSYLIKIVMSGLNSASLERQEHVYFSRGKLRSCEPQLRLARFGPRRDGFRGAPTPPALRALPAAPFSAGRGPTVAPPQPSDLLESVREEPGVLAARFLSGPEAGFGLETTLPAVPGRPTRGGRGGAPSGRRAVTAPGPPPPSNSRRRRRPGSGAGTAIPPMVTVGSGGSTTTTTPHHPAAAGARQLPRPLPAAMGTAAATGDATTTTTPQELQAFRDYGESWYRSRKGLENRFQPREPLARQPQVTAEARCELVSWLIAVHRYFSVSFEALCLAVNMLDRFLGTTPVAADCFQLLGVTALFIACKQVEVHPPSMKELLDLCCGVFSCQQLRNLECLILRRLGFELAAPTVNFFLEHFSQVRLEARGADAGEAADARSLAVGIAELSLADYAFTKYAPSLLAASSLGLADQLLRNRSPLDLRISGYPERVLRDCVDQLQLLVSLNRQFLPLLLPPEVVQKCHRLRAGSGDAAARHSHL; the protein is encoded by the exons ATGGATCGCATAAGCAAATCGTATCTGATAAAAATAGTCATGTCTGGCCTAAACTCTGCTTCT CTAGAACGCCAGGAGCACGTCTATTTTAGCCGTGGCAAACTACGAAGTTGCGAGCCGCAACTTCGGCTGGCTCGCTTCGGGCCCCGCCGGGACGGGTTCCGCGGCGCTCCCACCCCGCCGGCTCTCCGTGCTCTTCCAGCGGCACCGTTCTCCGCAGGTCGCGGTCCCACGGTGGCTCCGCCGCAGCCCTCTGACCTGCTGGAAAGCGTTAGGGAAGAGCCAGGCGTTTTGGCAGCTCGGTTCCTTTCCGGCCCCGAAGCGGGTTTTGGTTTGGAGACGACGCTCCCGGCGGTGCCCGGCCGGCCAacccgcggcgggcggggcggggcg ccGTCCGGGAGGCGGGCGGTGACGGCCCCGGGGCCACCGCCCCCCTCAAatagccgccgccggcgccgc cCCGGTAGCGGAGCCGGTACGGCCATACCCCCTATGGTGACGGTGGGGAGCGGCggcagcaccaccaccaccaccccccaccaccccgctGCAGCGGGGGCTCGACAGCTTCCCCGGCCTCTCCCTGCGGCTATGGGCACTGCAGCAGCGACCGGCGAc gcgacgacgacgacgacCCCGCAGGAGCTGCAAGCTTTCCGCGACTACGGGGAGAGCTGGTACCGCTCCCGCAAGGGGCTGGAGAACCGCTTCCAGCCGCGGGAGCCGCTCGCCCGGCAGCCGCAG GTGACAGCAGAGGCGCGCTGCGAGCTGGTCAGCTGGCTCATCGCGGTGCACCGGTACTTCAGCGTCTCCTTCGAGGCGCTCTGCCTGGCCGTCAACATGCTCGACCGCTTCCTCGGCACCACCCCGGTGGCCGCCGACTGCTTCCAGCTCCTGGGGGTGACGGCGCTGTTCATCGCCTGCAAGCAG GTGGAGGTGCATCCCCCCAGCATGAAGGAGCTCCTCGACCTCTGCTGCGGCGTCttctcctgccagcagctccgcAACCTGGAGTGCCTCATCCTGCGCCGCCTGGGCTTCGAGCTGGCGGCGCCCACCGTGAACTTCTTCCTGGAGCACTTCAGCCAGGTGCGGCTGGAGGCGCGGGGGGCCGACGCGGGAGAGGCGGCGGACGCCCGGAGCCTGGCAGTGGGCATAGCGGAGCTCAGCCTGGCCGACTACGCTTTCACCAAATACGCCCCTTCTCTGCTGGCCGccagcagcctggggctggcgGACCAGCTGCTGCGG AACCGCAGTCCCCTGGACCTGCGGATCAGCGGCTACCCGGAGCGGGTCCTGCGGGACTGTGTGgaccagctgcagctcctggtcTCGCTGAACAGGCAGTTCCTGCCGCTCCTCCTGCCCCCGGAGGTGGTCCAGAAGTGCCACCGCCTGCGGGCTGGTAGCGGCGATGCCGCCGCCCGTCACTCGCACCTCTAG